In a genomic window of Arthrobacter woluwensis:
- a CDS encoding glycosyltransferase family 4 protein: MKLVIDARFTRTDHHDGISRYGASLIEACSKVADVTMLISDERQLKLLPDVPYVKIGSPLSPLELFVAREVNKLGADVVVCPMQTMGSWGRKYGLILTLHDLIYYEHPAPPGFLPAPVRFLWRLYHKAYWPQRVLLNRADVVATISRTTESLMEKFRLTKRPIRIVGNAPQPGAVPRPEGVAPVKELVYMGSFMEYKNVETLIRGMASLPDYTLRLMSRVQPERRAQLEALIPEGAQVVFHNGVTDEEYEDLLRRCTALVTLSKAEGYGLPLVEAMSLGTPVVVADTPIFREVGGDAAHYVPAEDPAAFAAAVRSLEDDGAWQAASRASLEQAARFSWDQSAQELLSAAEEVMRLRGSRSR; the protein is encoded by the coding sequence ATGAAACTGGTGATCGACGCCCGGTTCACCCGCACCGACCACCACGACGGCATCAGCCGCTACGGCGCCAGCCTCATCGAGGCCTGTTCCAAGGTGGCGGACGTGACCATGCTGATCAGTGACGAACGGCAGCTCAAGCTCCTCCCGGATGTCCCGTATGTGAAGATCGGCAGCCCGCTCTCGCCGCTCGAACTCTTCGTGGCGCGCGAGGTCAACAAGCTCGGCGCGGACGTGGTCGTGTGCCCCATGCAGACCATGGGCTCCTGGGGCCGCAAGTACGGGCTCATCCTCACCCTCCACGACCTGATCTACTACGAACACCCCGCTCCTCCGGGCTTCCTCCCGGCACCCGTCCGCTTCCTGTGGCGCCTGTACCACAAGGCGTACTGGCCGCAACGGGTCCTGCTCAACCGGGCCGACGTCGTCGCGACCATCAGCCGAACCACCGAGTCCCTCATGGAGAAGTTCCGGCTGACCAAGCGCCCCATCCGGATCGTCGGGAACGCCCCGCAGCCGGGCGCGGTCCCGCGGCCTGAAGGCGTGGCACCGGTCAAGGAGCTCGTCTACATGGGCTCCTTCATGGAGTACAAGAACGTCGAGACCCTCATCCGGGGCATGGCGTCCCTGCCGGACTACACGCTCCGGCTCATGAGCCGCGTGCAGCCCGAACGACGCGCCCAGCTGGAAGCCCTCATCCCCGAGGGTGCACAGGTGGTGTTCCACAATGGCGTCACGGACGAGGAGTACGAGGACCTGTTGCGCCGCTGCACGGCGCTGGTCACGCTGTCCAAGGCGGAGGGCTACGGCCTTCCGCTGGTCGAGGCGATGTCGCTGGGCACGCCCGTCGTGGTGGCAGACACCCCGATCTTCCGTGAAGTCGGCGGGGACGCCGCACACTATGTGCCGGCCGAGGACCCTGCCGCCTTCGCCGCCGCGGTCCGCTCATTGGAGGACGACGGCGCATGGCAGGCCGCCAGCCGCGCCTCGCTGGAGCAGGCAGCCCGGTTCTCTTGGGACCAATCGGCGCAGGAACTCCTGTCCGCGGCGGAGGAAGTGATGCGGCTCCGGGGTTCGCGGAGCCGCTGA
- a CDS encoding alpha/beta fold hydrolase, translating into MNPRNQTLPDTTGFISPALADRERTAVVELPGGPARYWEHSAVDPVPGTSRTILVIHGFRGDHHGLLRLVDLMPGHRFITPDLPGFGASEAFQDREHSLESYARFVAEFMDALDLGPDTVLLGHSFGSLVCSRFVTLYPGRVNPLILINPIAAPALEGPKALLTKLAIAYYRAAAALPEKAGRALLANPAIVRVMSVTMARTKQKDLRRFIHAQHDAYFSDFASRESLLESFRASVSGTVTEVADRITLPTLLIAGSTDEVAPLPAQEKLQDVLPDSRLVVIDGVGHLIHYETPQAAAHSIELFLQEHPA; encoded by the coding sequence ATGAACCCACGGAACCAGACCCTGCCCGACACCACCGGCTTCATCTCCCCCGCCCTCGCGGACCGGGAACGGACCGCCGTCGTGGAGCTGCCCGGAGGGCCCGCCCGCTACTGGGAGCATTCCGCCGTGGATCCGGTCCCCGGCACGAGCCGCACCATCCTGGTGATCCACGGGTTCCGCGGCGACCACCACGGCCTGCTGCGTCTGGTGGATCTGATGCCGGGCCACCGCTTCATCACTCCGGACCTGCCCGGATTCGGCGCCTCGGAGGCGTTCCAGGACCGCGAGCATTCGCTGGAAAGCTATGCCCGGTTCGTGGCGGAGTTCATGGACGCCCTGGACCTGGGTCCCGACACCGTCCTGCTCGGCCATTCCTTCGGCTCTCTCGTGTGCAGCCGCTTCGTGACGCTGTATCCGGGCAGGGTCAACCCGTTGATCCTGATCAATCCCATCGCCGCGCCGGCCCTGGAAGGGCCCAAGGCCCTCCTGACCAAGCTCGCGATCGCCTACTACCGCGCCGCCGCCGCTCTGCCCGAGAAGGCCGGGCGGGCCCTGCTGGCCAATCCGGCGATCGTCCGCGTCATGAGCGTCACGATGGCCAGGACCAAGCAGAAGGACCTCCGCCGGTTCATCCACGCCCAGCACGACGCGTACTTCAGCGACTTCGCCAGCCGGGAAAGCCTGCTCGAGTCCTTCCGCGCCTCCGTGTCCGGCACGGTCACCGAGGTGGCGGACCGGATCACCCTGCCGACTCTGCTGATCGCGGGCTCCACCGATGAGGTCGCCCCGCTGCCCGCCCAGGAGAAACTGCAGGACGTACTGCCGGACTCACGGCTGGTGGTGATCGACGGCGTCGGGCATCTGATCCACTACGAGACGCCGCAAGCCGCCGCCCACTCGATCGAACTCTTCCTTCAGGAGCACCCCGCATGA
- a CDS encoding aldo/keto reductase gives MSHIPSVALNNGVLIPQLGFGLYKVPGEDVGDLVPAAVDAGYRHFDTAAMYGNELALGKALGAQLEDGSLSREDFFITSKVWNDQQGYDATLRSFDDSMVALGLDVLDLYLIHWPVAGRGLYLETYRALETLYREGRVRAIGVSNFQVEHLERVLEEHEVVPAVNQVELHPWLQQRDLRAFHAQHGITTEAWSPLARGALLEDPVLAALAAKHGKSVAQIALRWQIQEGIVVFPKASSAERIRQNADLFGFSLDQEDLDRIAGLDRDFRSGSHPDQVK, from the coding sequence ATGAGTCACATCCCCTCCGTCGCCCTGAACAACGGCGTCCTGATCCCTCAGCTGGGATTCGGGCTCTACAAGGTCCCCGGGGAGGATGTCGGCGACTTGGTTCCTGCCGCCGTCGACGCCGGATACCGTCATTTCGACACCGCGGCGATGTACGGGAATGAACTGGCGCTGGGCAAGGCCCTGGGCGCGCAGCTGGAGGACGGCAGCCTGAGCCGTGAGGACTTCTTCATCACGAGCAAGGTCTGGAACGACCAGCAGGGCTATGACGCCACGCTGCGCTCCTTCGACGACTCGATGGTGGCCCTCGGCCTCGACGTCCTGGACCTCTACCTGATCCACTGGCCCGTGGCCGGCCGCGGTCTGTACCTGGAGACGTACCGTGCGCTGGAGACCCTGTACCGCGAGGGCCGGGTCCGGGCGATCGGCGTCTCCAACTTCCAGGTGGAGCACCTCGAACGGGTGCTCGAGGAACACGAAGTCGTGCCCGCCGTGAACCAGGTGGAACTGCACCCCTGGCTCCAGCAGCGGGATCTCCGGGCCTTCCACGCCCAGCACGGCATCACGACCGAAGCGTGGAGCCCCCTGGCGCGCGGCGCGCTCCTCGAGGATCCGGTGCTCGCGGCCCTGGCCGCCAAGCATGGCAAGAGCGTGGCTCAGATCGCCCTGCGCTGGCAGATCCAGGAAGGGATCGTCGTCTTCCCCAAGGCGAGCTCGGCCGAGCGCATCCGGCAGAACGCGGACCTCTTCGGGTTCAGCCTGGACCAGGAGGACCTCGACCGGATCGCCGGTCTTGACCGGGACTTCCGCAGCGGCTCCCACCCCGATCAGGTGAAGTGA
- a CDS encoding sugar-binding transcriptional regulator gives MHKRAEGWVMRKDGDVLKAAQLYYLQDLTMDAIARELRTSRSTVSRLLAAARDTGLVQIQVRSSLDMAPELEQLIKKHFGVDAHVVPIPSSVGEAEALDRVALYAARTITPHVDSNSIIGVAWGATMSAVSRHLTSRPTHNSVIVQLNGAGNTHSTGISYSSEILRRFGRAYGAKVEQFPVPAFFDHVETREAMWKERSVARMLDLQSRMTMALFGVGGIDAGYPSHVYAGGYLERRDLESLAEHQVVGDVATVFFRADGSTDGIPLNARSTGPSHEQLRRAPRRVCVVSGPGKINGLKGALAAGLVTELILDEKTARLLVGS, from the coding sequence ATGCACAAACGTGCAGAAGGGTGGGTCATGCGCAAGGACGGCGACGTGCTGAAGGCCGCGCAGCTCTACTACCTGCAGGACCTGACCATGGACGCGATCGCGCGGGAGCTGCGCACCTCCCGTTCCACGGTCTCACGTCTCCTGGCAGCCGCGCGGGATACCGGCCTCGTGCAGATCCAGGTGCGCTCCAGCCTGGACATGGCGCCCGAGCTTGAACAATTGATCAAAAAACACTTCGGAGTGGACGCCCACGTCGTGCCCATCCCGTCGAGCGTCGGCGAGGCCGAGGCGCTCGACCGCGTGGCCCTCTACGCCGCACGGACGATCACCCCGCACGTCGACTCCAACTCGATCATCGGCGTCGCCTGGGGCGCCACCATGAGCGCCGTGAGCCGCCACCTCACCAGCCGGCCCACCCACAACAGCGTCATCGTTCAGCTCAACGGCGCCGGCAACACACACTCCACCGGCATCTCCTACTCGAGCGAGATCCTCCGCCGCTTCGGTCGTGCCTACGGCGCCAAGGTGGAGCAGTTCCCGGTGCCGGCCTTCTTCGACCACGTCGAGACGCGGGAGGCGATGTGGAAGGAACGCAGTGTGGCGCGCATGCTCGACCTCCAGTCCCGGATGACGATGGCGCTGTTCGGCGTGGGCGGGATCGACGCCGGATACCCCAGCCACGTGTACGCCGGCGGCTACCTGGAGCGCCGGGACCTCGAATCCCTCGCCGAACACCAGGTGGTGGGCGATGTGGCCACCGTGTTCTTCCGCGCCGACGGGTCCACCGACGGCATCCCTCTCAACGCCCGATCGACCGGGCCCAGCCATGAGCAGTTGCGCCGGGCGCCCCGCCGCGTGTGCGTCGTCTCCGGTCCGGGCAAGATCAACGGCCTCAAGGGGGCACTCGCCGCCGGCCTCGTCACCGAACTCATCCTCGACGAGAAGACGGCCCGGCTCCTGGTGGGCAGCTGA
- a CDS encoding glycerol-3-phosphate dehydrogenase/oxidase translates to MSTQQNASANTPQTRQAVEAIAARPTAKVLIVGGGINGVGTFRDLALQGVDVVLVERGDYCQGASGASSHMIHGGIRYLENGEFRLVQESVVERNRLMKIAPHYVKPLKTTIPIFSTFSGILSAPMRFLTHKQGKPKERGAFLIKLGLSLYDSFSRDGGTVPRHQFRGRTKALEELPRLNPGIKYAASYFDASVHNPERLTLDVLNDGLKAGGDKARAANYLSVVGAAESAPGVVRLRDELTGEEFDFSADIVVNVTGAWVDQSNTALGAPTTFMGGTKGSHIVLDHPELLAATGGREIFFEHTDGRIVLIYPMGDRVLVGTTDINADMNEDAVCTDEEIDYFFDLVAHVFPDIAVSRDQIVYTFSGVRPLPRHDDTAPGFVSRDYRIEKRVQDFGSVRATVLSLVGGKWTTFRALSEHLADEVLGLIGVQRKVSTAKLAIGGGVGFPADDAGVQQWIKQRLNPAAGLDAARVDGLLTRYGTRADDVIAYLGQGEDRLLHSTHELSVRELHWMAEHEQIGHLVDVLIRRTSLAFRGLVTGELLRETAEVLSEPLGWDKDRIVAEINHATTVLERMHLVQLDSLVA, encoded by the coding sequence ATGTCCACGCAGCAGAACGCATCCGCCAACACCCCCCAGACCCGCCAGGCCGTCGAGGCCATCGCCGCCAGGCCGACAGCGAAGGTGCTGATCGTCGGCGGAGGCATCAACGGTGTGGGCACTTTCCGGGACCTCGCGCTCCAGGGCGTGGACGTGGTCCTGGTGGAGCGCGGCGACTACTGTCAGGGCGCCTCGGGCGCGTCTTCCCACATGATCCACGGCGGCATCCGCTACCTGGAGAACGGCGAATTCCGCCTGGTCCAGGAGTCCGTGGTCGAGCGCAACCGCCTCATGAAGATCGCGCCCCACTACGTGAAGCCGCTCAAGACCACCATCCCGATCTTCAGCACCTTCTCCGGCATCCTCAGCGCCCCGATGCGCTTCCTGACCCACAAGCAGGGCAAGCCGAAGGAGCGCGGCGCCTTCCTCATCAAGCTCGGCCTGAGCCTCTACGACTCCTTCTCCCGCGACGGCGGCACCGTGCCCCGCCACCAGTTCCGCGGCCGCACCAAGGCCCTCGAGGAGCTGCCCCGTCTGAACCCGGGCATCAAGTACGCGGCCAGCTACTTCGACGCCTCCGTGCACAACCCGGAGCGTCTCACCCTGGACGTCCTCAACGACGGCCTCAAGGCCGGCGGCGACAAGGCCCGTGCCGCCAACTACCTCAGCGTCGTGGGCGCGGCGGAGTCCGCACCCGGCGTCGTGCGTCTGCGTGATGAGCTGACTGGCGAGGAGTTCGACTTCAGCGCCGACATCGTGGTCAACGTCACCGGCGCCTGGGTGGACCAGAGCAACACCGCGCTGGGCGCTCCGACCACGTTCATGGGTGGCACCAAGGGTTCGCACATCGTGCTGGACCACCCGGAGCTGCTCGCCGCCACCGGTGGCCGCGAGATCTTCTTCGAGCACACCGACGGCCGCATCGTCCTCATCTACCCGATGGGCGACCGCGTCCTCGTGGGCACCACGGACATCAACGCGGACATGAACGAGGACGCCGTCTGCACCGACGAGGAGATCGACTACTTCTTCGACCTCGTGGCGCACGTCTTCCCGGACATCGCCGTGAGCCGTGACCAGATCGTGTACACCTTCTCCGGCGTCCGCCCCCTGCCGCGTCACGATGACACCGCGCCGGGCTTCGTCTCCCGCGACTACCGCATCGAGAAGCGCGTGCAGGATTTCGGCTCCGTCCGCGCCACCGTGCTCAGCCTCGTGGGCGGCAAGTGGACCACCTTCCGCGCGCTCTCCGAGCACCTCGCGGATGAAGTGCTCGGCCTGATCGGCGTGCAGCGCAAGGTCTCCACGGCGAAGCTCGCCATCGGCGGCGGTGTCGGCTTCCCGGCCGACGACGCCGGGGTGCAGCAGTGGATCAAGCAGCGTCTCAACCCGGCGGCGGGGCTCGACGCGGCTCGCGTCGACGGCCTCCTCACGCGTTACGGCACCCGTGCCGACGACGTCATCGCGTACCTGGGCCAGGGGGAGGACCGCCTCCTGCACTCCACGCACGAACTGAGCGTCCGTGAACTTCACTGGATGGCGGAGCACGAGCAGATCGGCCACCTGGTGGACGTTCTCATCCGCCGCACCTCCCTCGCTTTCCGTGGCCTGGTCACGGGAGAACTCCTCCGCGAAACGGCCGAGGTCTTGTCAGAACCGCTTGGCTGGGACAAGGATCGAATCGTGGCGGAAATCAACCATGCAACCACTGTCCTGGAGCGTATGCATCTGGTTCAGCTGGACAGCCTGGTTGCCTAG
- a CDS encoding MIP/aquaporin family protein: MSLGIVFLSEVFGTAMLTLLGCGVVANTALKGTKGNNTGFLFVNFGWGLAVFAGVFVAAKSGAHLNPAVTLGIVASGKSEFVPGIPVDAASIFTYLGAELLGAFIGAVVCWLAYKQHFDVEPDPANKLGTFSTGPAIRNYGWNLVTEIIGTFVLVFVILCFGGSPSGLGPLAVAMLVVGIGASLGGPTGYAINPARDLGPRIAHAVLPIKGKGSSDWSYAWVPIAGPIIGGLLAGWAAHLPIVFTAVAK, translated from the coding sequence ATGTCTCTTGGAATCGTCTTCCTTTCGGAAGTCTTCGGTACCGCAATGCTCACCCTCCTCGGCTGTGGCGTTGTCGCCAATACCGCGCTGAAGGGGACTAAGGGCAACAACACCGGGTTCCTCTTTGTGAACTTCGGCTGGGGCCTCGCGGTCTTCGCCGGTGTCTTCGTGGCAGCCAAGTCCGGCGCTCACCTGAACCCCGCCGTGACGCTCGGTATCGTCGCGTCAGGTAAGAGCGAGTTCGTTCCCGGCATCCCGGTGGACGCAGCATCCATCTTCACCTACCTCGGTGCGGAGCTGCTCGGTGCCTTCATCGGCGCCGTCGTCTGCTGGCTGGCCTACAAGCAGCACTTCGACGTGGAGCCCGATCCGGCCAACAAGCTGGGCACCTTCTCCACCGGACCCGCGATCCGCAACTACGGCTGGAACCTGGTCACGGAGATCATCGGCACCTTCGTGCTCGTGTTCGTGATCCTCTGCTTCGGCGGCTCGCCCTCGGGTCTCGGCCCGCTCGCCGTCGCGATGCTCGTGGTCGGTATCGGCGCCTCCCTCGGTGGCCCCACCGGCTACGCCATCAACCCGGCCCGTGACCTCGGCCCGCGCATCGCTCACGCCGTCCTGCCCATCAAGGGCAAGGGCAGCAGTGACTGGAGCTACGCCTGGGTCCCGATCGCCGGCCCCATCATCGGCGGCCTGCTCGCCGGCTGGGCGGCTCACCTGCCCATCGTGTTCACGGCTGTGGCCAAGTAG
- the glpK gene encoding glycerol kinase GlpK — protein sequence MSEYVIAIDQGTTSSRAIIFDHSGNIVSSGQMEHEQIFPHAGWVEHDAKEIWNNTREVIGSALSKANLTRHDIAAVGITNQRETAVVWDKNTGEPVYNAIVWQDTRTQSIVDELAADGGVERFKEKVGLPLATYFSGTKVKWILDNVEGAREKAEAGDLLFGTTDCWVLWNLTGGVDGGVHATDVTNASRTMFMDLQTLEWDQDILDAFGVPASMLPAIKSSSEVYGQVHTSQLLREVPVAGILGDQQAATFGQAAFQAGEAKNTYGTGCFLIFNTDTEIVHSKNGLLTTLGYKLGDQPAHYALEGSIAVAGSLIQWLRDNLGMISTAPEVEQLAASVEDNGGAYIVPAFSGLFAPYWRADARGAIVGLTRYVNKGHIARAALESTAFQTREVLDAVNADSGVPLTELKVDGGMVANEALMQFQADILGVPVVRPKVTETTALGAAYAAGLAVGFWKDLGELSANWGEDKRWEPQMDAEERDRQLRLWKKAVTKSMDWVDEDVK from the coding sequence ATGTCTGAATACGTCATCGCGATCGACCAGGGCACCACGAGCTCCCGTGCCATCATCTTCGACCACAGCGGGAACATCGTTTCCAGTGGCCAGATGGAGCACGAGCAGATCTTCCCGCACGCCGGGTGGGTCGAGCACGACGCCAAGGAGATCTGGAACAACACCCGTGAGGTCATCGGGAGCGCGCTGTCCAAGGCGAACCTGACCCGCCACGACATCGCCGCGGTAGGCATCACGAACCAGCGCGAGACCGCCGTGGTCTGGGACAAGAACACCGGCGAGCCCGTCTACAACGCCATCGTGTGGCAGGACACCCGCACCCAGTCGATCGTGGACGAGCTCGCGGCCGACGGCGGCGTCGAGCGCTTCAAGGAGAAGGTGGGCCTGCCCCTGGCGACCTACTTCTCCGGCACCAAGGTCAAGTGGATCCTCGACAACGTCGAAGGCGCCCGCGAAAAGGCCGAGGCCGGCGATCTGCTCTTCGGCACCACCGACTGCTGGGTTCTGTGGAACCTGACGGGCGGCGTCGACGGCGGCGTGCACGCCACGGACGTCACCAACGCCTCCCGCACCATGTTCATGGACCTGCAGACTCTCGAGTGGGATCAGGACATCCTGGACGCCTTCGGCGTTCCGGCCTCCATGCTCCCGGCCATCAAGTCCTCCTCCGAGGTCTACGGCCAGGTGCACACGTCGCAGCTGCTGCGCGAAGTGCCGGTGGCGGGCATCCTGGGCGACCAGCAGGCCGCGACCTTCGGTCAGGCGGCGTTCCAGGCCGGCGAGGCCAAGAACACCTACGGCACGGGCTGCTTCCTGATCTTCAACACGGACACCGAGATCGTGCACTCCAAGAACGGTCTGCTGACCACCCTGGGGTACAAGCTGGGGGACCAGCCGGCGCACTACGCGCTGGAAGGCTCCATCGCCGTCGCGGGTTCGCTGATCCAGTGGCTGCGTGACAACCTCGGCATGATCTCCACCGCTCCCGAGGTGGAGCAGCTGGCGGCTTCGGTCGAGGACAACGGCGGCGCGTACATCGTGCCGGCGTTCTCCGGTCTGTTCGCCCCGTACTGGCGTGCGGACGCCCGCGGTGCGATCGTCGGTCTGACCCGCTACGTCAACAAGGGTCACATCGCCCGCGCCGCGCTGGAGTCCACCGCCTTCCAGACCCGTGAGGTCCTGGACGCGGTCAACGCCGACTCCGGTGTGCCGCTGACGGAGCTCAAGGTCGACGGCGGCATGGTCGCCAACGAGGCCCTCATGCAGTTCCAGGCCGACATCCTGGGCGTGCCCGTGGTCCGTCCGAAGGTCACCGAGACCACCGCGCTGGGCGCCGCCTACGCGGCCGGCCTCGCCGTCGGGTTCTGGAAGGATCTCGGCGAGCTGTCCGCCAACTGGGGCGAGGACAAGCGCTGGGAGCCGCAGATGGACGCCGAAGAGCGCGACCGTCAGCTGCGCCTCTGGAAGAAGGCCGTGACCAAGTCCATGGACTGGGTCGACGAGGACGTCAAGTAA
- the leuS gene encoding leucine--tRNA ligase, which produces MSVEAEQTVGGESARERGYDFAAIEAVWAKAWEENPQFAPLDDGSRERRYVLDMFPYPSGDLHMGHAEAFAMGDVVSRYWRLKGYDVLHPIGWDSFGLPAENAAIKRNAHPSEWTYTNIDTQAASFKRYAISADWTRRLQTSDPEYYRWTQWLFKRFYEKGLAYRKDSPVNWCPKDQTVLANEQVINGACERCGTPVTKKSLNQWYFKITDYAQRLLDDMDQLEGHWPERVLAMQKNWIGRSEGAHVRFVIEAAGDKPERETTVFTTRPDTLYGATFFVVAADSDLAVELVAPEHAEALDAYREQVKALSEIERQSTERPKTGVFTGRYAINPLNGEKLPVWAADYVLADYGTGAIMAVPAHDQRDLDFAKAFGIPVRPVLETGEENPAETGVAATGEGTLINSGELDGLSKTEAIPAAIAILERLGTGEGYVNFRLRDWLLSRQRFWGTPIPIIHCESCGEVPVPDEDLPVRLPDDLRGEDLAPKGTSPLAAAEAWVNVTCPECGGPARRDSDTMDTFVDSSWYFLRFTSPDYTEGPFDPEAVNTWMPVGQYVGGVEHAILHLLYSRFFTKVIHDLGMLETTEPFTALLNQGQVLNGGKAMSKSLGNGVDLSEQLDKFGVDAVRLTMVFASPPEDDVDWADVSPSGSAKFLARAWRLAQDVTSEPGTPAESGDKSLRAVTHRTIADAEELLAANKFNVVVARLMELVNATRKVIDSGAGAADPAVREAAETVAVILSLFAPYTAEDMWNLLGREPFVANAAWPTFDPALLVQDTVTAVLQVQGKVRDRLEVPADITEDALRELALASENVQRILDGRDIRTVIVRAPKLVNIVPA; this is translated from the coding sequence GTGAGCGTAGAAGCTGAACAGACCGTGGGCGGTGAGTCCGCGCGCGAGCGTGGCTATGACTTCGCCGCCATCGAGGCCGTGTGGGCCAAGGCCTGGGAGGAGAACCCCCAGTTCGCCCCCCTCGACGACGGATCGCGCGAACGCCGCTACGTCCTGGACATGTTCCCGTACCCGTCCGGAGACCTTCACATGGGTCATGCCGAGGCCTTCGCCATGGGTGACGTGGTGTCGCGGTACTGGCGCCTGAAGGGCTACGACGTCCTGCACCCGATCGGCTGGGACTCCTTCGGCCTGCCCGCCGAGAACGCCGCGATCAAGCGCAACGCCCACCCGAGCGAGTGGACTTACACCAACATCGACACCCAGGCCGCTTCCTTCAAGCGGTACGCCATCTCCGCGGACTGGACCCGTCGTCTGCAGACCTCGGACCCCGAGTACTACCGCTGGACCCAGTGGCTGTTCAAGCGCTTCTACGAGAAGGGCCTGGCCTACCGCAAGGACTCTCCCGTCAACTGGTGCCCGAAGGACCAGACGGTGCTGGCCAACGAACAGGTCATCAACGGCGCCTGCGAGCGGTGCGGCACCCCGGTCACGAAGAAGTCCCTGAACCAGTGGTACTTCAAGATCACCGATTACGCGCAGCGTCTGCTCGATGACATGGATCAGCTGGAGGGCCATTGGCCCGAGCGTGTGCTGGCCATGCAGAAGAACTGGATCGGCCGCTCCGAAGGCGCCCACGTCCGCTTCGTGATCGAAGCGGCGGGGGACAAGCCCGAGCGCGAGACCACGGTCTTCACCACCCGTCCGGACACGCTGTACGGCGCCACCTTCTTCGTCGTGGCCGCGGACTCCGATCTGGCTGTCGAGCTGGTCGCCCCGGAGCATGCGGAGGCCCTGGACGCCTACCGCGAGCAGGTCAAGGCCCTCTCCGAGATCGAGCGTCAGTCCACCGAGCGTCCCAAGACCGGTGTGTTCACGGGCCGCTACGCGATCAACCCGCTCAACGGCGAGAAGCTGCCCGTGTGGGCCGCCGACTACGTCCTGGCCGACTACGGAACCGGCGCGATCATGGCCGTGCCCGCGCACGACCAGCGTGACCTGGACTTCGCCAAGGCGTTCGGCATCCCCGTCCGCCCCGTGCTGGAGACCGGCGAGGAGAACCCGGCGGAGACCGGCGTCGCGGCCACCGGCGAGGGCACGCTCATCAACTCCGGTGAGCTGGACGGCCTCAGCAAGACTGAAGCCATTCCGGCCGCCATCGCCATCCTGGAGCGCCTGGGCACCGGTGAGGGCTATGTGAACTTCCGCCTGCGCGACTGGCTGCTGAGCCGTCAGCGGTTCTGGGGCACGCCGATCCCGATCATCCACTGCGAATCCTGCGGTGAGGTGCCTGTGCCGGACGAGGACCTGCCGGTCCGTCTGCCGGACGATCTGCGCGGCGAGGACCTGGCGCCGAAGGGCACGTCGCCCCTGGCCGCGGCCGAGGCATGGGTCAACGTCACCTGCCCTGAGTGCGGGGGACCGGCGCGCCGGGACAGCGACACCATGGACACCTTCGTGGACTCGTCCTGGTACTTCCTGCGGTTCACCTCGCCGGACTACACCGAGGGCCCCTTCGACCCGGAGGCCGTCAACACCTGGATGCCGGTCGGTCAGTACGTGGGCGGCGTCGAGCACGCCATCCTGCACCTGCTGTACTCCCGCTTCTTCACCAAGGTCATCCATGACCTGGGCATGCTGGAGACCACCGAGCCGTTCACCGCGCTCCTGAACCAGGGTCAGGTGCTCAACGGCGGCAAGGCCATGAGCAAGTCGCTGGGCAACGGCGTGGACCTGAGCGAGCAGCTGGACAAGTTCGGCGTCGACGCCGTGCGCCTCACCATGGTGTTCGCCTCCCCGCCGGAGGACGACGTCGACTGGGCGGACGTCTCGCCGTCGGGTTCCGCGAAGTTCCTGGCCCGCGCCTGGCGCCTCGCGCAGGACGTCACCAGCGAGCCGGGCACCCCCGCGGAGTCCGGTGACAAGTCCCTGCGCGCTGTGACGCACCGGACCATCGCCGATGCGGAGGAACTGCTCGCCGCGAACAAGTTCAACGTGGTGGTGGCCCGGCTCATGGAGCTGGTCAACGCGACCCGTAAGGTGATCGACTCCGGGGCCGGCGCCGCCGATCCCGCCGTTCGCGAGGCGGCCGAGACCGTGGCCGTCATCCTGTCCCTGTTCGCGCCGTACACGGCGGAGGACATGTGGAACCTGCTGGGCCGTGAGCCGTTCGTGGCGAACGCCGCCTGGCCGACGTTCGACCCGGCGCTCCTGGTTCAGGACACGGTCACCGCCGTGCTGCAGGTCCAGGGCAAGGTCCGCGACCGTCTGGAGGTCCCCGCCGACATCACGGAGGACGCTCTGCGCGAGCTCGCGCTGGCCTCCGAGAACGTGCAGCGGATCCTGGACGGGCGGGACATCCGGACCGTCATCGTGCGGGCGCCCAAGCTCGTGAACATCGTCCCCGCCTAG